One region of Marivirga arenosa genomic DNA includes:
- a CDS encoding DUF6503 family protein, protein MRILIILSSLFLMACSNQTEQKTEQAHTNDIKVQKINPLVASIQEAHQLDELRKKEIVSFDIKLTFRGNERLNARIYSTTNSSKVLVKNSENTRLLFDGNEIWIHPKDSLYEGARFDALTWSYFFMAPFKLNDPGTHHTQAEKMSYQNEDSLMSSKLTFGENIGDAPDDWYILYQNENSNLLEAMAYIVTFGGREQEKAAQNPHAISYSDYKKVEGIPFAHKWKFWNWSEKNGLEDQLGEATISNIQFTDDHSVFNKSKEAAPVPK, encoded by the coding sequence ATGAGAATACTAATAATACTTTCTAGCTTATTTCTAATGGCTTGCTCTAATCAAACTGAACAGAAGACTGAACAAGCCCATACCAATGATATTAAAGTCCAAAAAATAAATCCATTAGTGGCCTCAATTCAAGAAGCTCACCAGCTTGATGAATTGAGAAAGAAAGAGATTGTTTCTTTTGATATAAAACTGACTTTCAGAGGCAATGAAAGATTAAATGCAAGGATTTACTCTACTACCAATTCATCCAAAGTATTGGTTAAGAATTCAGAAAACACACGATTGCTATTTGATGGAAATGAAATTTGGATTCATCCTAAAGACAGCTTGTATGAGGGTGCAAGATTTGATGCTTTAACCTGGTCTTATTTTTTCATGGCCCCATTTAAGCTTAATGATCCTGGGACCCATCATACTCAAGCTGAGAAAATGAGTTACCAAAATGAGGATAGCCTTATGAGTTCGAAATTAACTTTTGGGGAGAATATAGGGGATGCGCCAGATGATTGGTACATATTATATCAAAATGAGAATAGTAATTTATTAGAAGCCATGGCTTATATCGTTACGTTTGGCGGTCGCGAGCAAGAGAAGGCTGCTCAAAATCCTCATGCTATTAGTTATTCTGATTATAAAAAAGTTGAAGGAATACCTTTTGCACACAAATGGAAATTCTGGAATTGGAGTGAAAAGAATGGTTTAGAAGATCAGTTAGGGGAGGCCACTATTTCTAATATACAATTCACGGATGATCATTCAGTTTTTAATAAATCAAAAGAAGCAGCTCCAGTCCCGAAATAA
- a CDS encoding amidohydrolase family protein, whose amino-acid sequence MKHYKILSWLIALILLNFGAIAQDEEKADSTKKATKELPLEPERTIEFNTKEGTWLSVDVSPDGSTILFDMMGDIYSIPFAGGKATKITEGMAYDVHPRYSPDGKSIVFISDKSGSDNIWTMDLASEEMKQITKDNNQNYFSADWTPDGEYIVGAKGRRNIKLHIYHKEGGSGAQLIDKPDNLKTTDPAVSPDGKLVYFSRRRSAWNYNAQFPQYQIGTYDMEDGDMATITSRYGSAFTPTISPDGKWLVYGTRFETETGLVRRNLKTGDEEWLAYPVQRDEQESIAPLGVYPAMSFTPDSKFLIASYGGKIHKIDINAKTASEIPFEVDLKLELGPRLKFNYPISDEKEAFVTQIRDGVPSPDGTKLAFTALNRLYVMDLPDGEPKRVTKHEFTEAMPAWSPDGSQIVFATWEEKEGGHLYKVSASGRGKPVKLTQNPALYLDPEWSYTQNRIVFNRGANQVYKDAIDPFGSLMMEDIAWVSADGGKVTLIDKAKGRSTPHFSKVSDRIYLNHGSKGLISIRWDGTDEKEHLQLTGITTYGSSIDMIHAHDGSHNILPGDEKAWRENNKASRPSEIRISPDGETALAKINNDVYSVTIPKYGQTPKISLAKADNAAFPAMKLTVMGGEFPAWSGDSKKVHWSLGASHFIYDLAEGKAYADSVATAKKEAAKKKKEEKEEDKDSEEDKEEEDKDEKADDKKEEKKDEGYTAKELKIKVAYKKDIPEGTILIKGARIITMTDKGVIENGDILIENNRIKAVGESGSLEVPKGAKTIEAKGKTITPGFVDTHAHMWPNWGLHKNQVWIYSANLAYGVTTTRDPQTATTDVLTYSDMVDAGMIHGPRVYSTGPGVGYWMYKIKSLEHAKDVLRQYSEYYNTKSIKMYLVGNRQQRQWIIMAAKELELMPTTEGGLDYKLNMTQLLDGYPGHEHSLPIVGIYKDAVQTIAESKMAVTPTLLVSYGGPWAEEYYYATEDVYHDEKLQYFTPYEELAQKSRRRGAWFMKEEHVFPKHAKFMKDLVEADGIGGVGSHGQLQGLGYHWELWSVASGGMTNMDALRTATILGAEALGLEGDLGSIEEGKIADLLIMEENPLEEIRNTNTLTHVIKNGRVYDSNTLDEVAPREKKAETFEWQTKRPENVPGIQKD is encoded by the coding sequence ATGAAGCATTATAAAATATTATCATGGCTGATTGCTTTAATTCTACTTAATTTCGGAGCTATTGCTCAGGATGAGGAAAAAGCAGACAGCACAAAAAAAGCAACGAAAGAACTTCCGCTTGAGCCGGAAAGAACAATTGAATTTAATACCAAGGAAGGTACCTGGCTTTCTGTAGATGTGAGTCCTGATGGCTCCACCATTCTATTTGATATGATGGGAGACATCTATTCAATTCCTTTTGCAGGTGGAAAAGCCACTAAGATTACAGAAGGAATGGCTTATGACGTGCATCCTCGTTACAGCCCGGATGGTAAATCCATCGTATTCATTTCTGATAAAAGTGGATCTGACAACATCTGGACTATGGATTTAGCTTCTGAGGAAATGAAGCAAATCACAAAAGATAACAATCAAAATTATTTCTCAGCCGACTGGACGCCTGATGGCGAATACATAGTAGGCGCAAAAGGTAGAAGAAATATTAAACTACACATCTACCATAAAGAAGGTGGATCTGGTGCACAACTAATTGATAAACCAGATAATTTAAAAACTACTGACCCTGCGGTTAGCCCTGATGGTAAATTAGTTTACTTCTCAAGAAGAAGATCAGCCTGGAATTACAATGCACAATTCCCACAATATCAAATAGGAACTTATGATATGGAAGATGGTGATATGGCTACCATCACCTCACGCTATGGCTCAGCCTTTACTCCAACTATTTCTCCTGATGGGAAATGGTTAGTGTATGGTACTCGTTTTGAAACCGAAACCGGCTTAGTGAGAAGAAACTTAAAAACAGGTGATGAAGAGTGGTTAGCCTATCCTGTTCAGCGCGATGAGCAAGAGTCTATTGCTCCTTTAGGTGTTTACCCGGCTATGTCATTCACTCCGGACAGTAAATTCTTAATTGCTTCTTATGGAGGTAAAATCCATAAAATAGATATCAATGCTAAAACGGCTTCCGAAATTCCTTTCGAAGTAGATTTAAAATTAGAATTAGGACCAAGATTGAAATTCAACTATCCTATTTCTGATGAAAAAGAAGCTTTTGTAACGCAAATCAGAGATGGGGTTCCATCTCCGGACGGAACGAAATTAGCTTTTACCGCTTTAAACCGATTATACGTGATGGATTTACCGGATGGTGAACCTAAAAGAGTTACGAAACATGAATTTACAGAGGCAATGCCTGCCTGGTCACCAGATGGAAGCCAGATCGTTTTCGCTACCTGGGAAGAAAAAGAAGGAGGTCACTTATATAAAGTGAGTGCGAGTGGAAGAGGAAAGCCAGTTAAATTAACTCAAAACCCAGCTTTATATTTAGATCCTGAATGGTCTTACACCCAAAACAGAATCGTGTTTAACCGAGGAGCTAATCAAGTGTATAAGGATGCCATTGATCCTTTTGGCTCTTTAATGATGGAAGATATTGCGTGGGTTTCAGCTGACGGTGGAAAAGTAACGCTAATCGACAAAGCAAAAGGCAGAAGCACCCCTCACTTCTCTAAAGTATCCGATAGAATCTATTTAAATCATGGATCTAAAGGACTGATTTCAATCAGATGGGACGGTACGGATGAGAAAGAACATTTGCAATTGACCGGAATTACCACTTATGGCTCATCAATTGATATGATTCATGCGCACGATGGTTCTCATAATATTTTGCCTGGTGATGAAAAAGCATGGAGAGAAAACAACAAAGCATCAAGACCATCTGAAATCAGAATTTCGCCAGATGGTGAAACTGCCTTAGCGAAAATCAATAATGATGTGTATTCGGTAACCATTCCAAAATACGGACAAACCCCTAAAATTTCATTAGCTAAAGCTGACAATGCTGCTTTCCCTGCGATGAAATTAACCGTTATGGGAGGCGAATTCCCTGCTTGGTCTGGTGATAGCAAAAAAGTACACTGGTCATTAGGTGCAAGTCACTTTATTTATGATTTGGCTGAAGGTAAAGCTTATGCGGATAGCGTAGCCACAGCCAAAAAAGAAGCGGCTAAAAAGAAAAAAGAAGAGAAGGAAGAAGATAAAGACTCTGAGGAAGACAAAGAGGAAGAAGACAAGGACGAGAAAGCAGATGATAAAAAAGAAGAGAAGAAAGATGAAGGCTACACTGCTAAAGAGTTAAAAATTAAGGTAGCCTATAAAAAAGATATTCCAGAGGGAACTATCTTAATTAAAGGCGCTCGCATCATCACCATGACAGATAAAGGAGTGATCGAAAATGGCGATATTTTAATTGAAAATAACCGTATTAAAGCAGTAGGTGAAAGTGGGAGCTTAGAAGTTCCTAAAGGAGCTAAAACCATAGAGGCTAAGGGTAAAACCATCACACCTGGTTTTGTGGATACTCATGCGCACATGTGGCCAAACTGGGGATTACACAAAAATCAAGTATGGATTTATTCTGCTAACTTGGCTTATGGTGTTACTACCACTCGCGATCCACAGACCGCTACCACTGATGTATTAACGTATTCTGATATGGTAGATGCAGGAATGATTCATGGGCCTAGAGTGTATAGTACAGGTCCTGGTGTGGGGTATTGGATGTATAAAATCAAATCTTTAGAACATGCTAAAGATGTTTTAAGACAATACAGCGAATACTACAATACAAAAAGTATTAAGATGTATTTAGTAGGAAATCGTCAGCAGCGCCAGTGGATTATCATGGCGGCTAAAGAGTTGGAGTTAATGCCAACTACTGAAGGTGGATTAGATTATAAATTGAATATGACTCAATTATTGGATGGATATCCAGGTCATGAGCATAGTTTACCGATCGTAGGGATTTACAAAGATGCCGTTCAAACGATTGCAGAATCCAAAATGGCGGTAACTCCTACTTTATTGGTATCTTATGGTGGACCATGGGCTGAAGAATATTATTATGCTACTGAAGATGTTTATCATGATGAAAAGCTTCAGTATTTCACACCTTATGAAGAATTAGCTCAAAAATCTAGAAGAAGAGGTGCTTGGTTTATGAAAGAGGAACATGTATTTCCTAAGCATGCTAAATTCATGAAAGATTTAGTGGAAGCAGATGGAATAGGCGGTGTAGGGAGTCATGGTCAGTTACAAGGTTTAGGATATCACTGGGAGCTTTGGTCAGTAGCTAGTGGTGGAATGACTAATATGGATGCCTTAAGAACGGCTACTATTTTAGGAGCTGAAGCCTTAGGTTTAGAAGGTGACTTAGGAAGTATAGAAGAAGGTAAAATTGCTGATTTATTAATTATGGAAGAAAATCCATTGGAGGAGATCAGAAATACCAACACTTTAACGCATGTGATTAAAAATGGTAGAGTGTATGATTCTAATACTTTAGATGAAGTGGCTCCTAGAGAAAAGAAAGCGGAAACATTTGAGTGGCAAACAAAACGCCCTGAAAATGTTCCGGGCATACAGAAAGACTAA
- a CDS encoding helix-turn-helix domain-containing protein, whose protein sequence is MKQPELGHKIQNWRKAKGLTQEELVERCNLNVRTLQRIEAGEVLPRSYTVKSILDVLEVDFSALNLPDTSEKDIYTLLKPNKKFIQWAAVLGVLYLCLSFVEGFIEIGYFYDFGIEVSGVTYSLIKLGIMLSFSVFYYVFYIIGKKLDDGLLKVSAIILIGLIVISSINDISVFYTEYISIEFSLMMTSVVFGIGYTLLGIALLMRKELLGNLALVSGIFGIVSGVGFTTIIMAIPALFTLTIFEILLIVLIVRLVSSNSNELAESVTEVSAVNS, encoded by the coding sequence ATGAAACAACCTGAATTAGGCCATAAAATCCAAAATTGGAGAAAGGCAAAAGGACTAACACAAGAAGAACTTGTAGAGAGATGTAATTTAAATGTTCGTACTCTTCAAAGAATTGAAGCAGGAGAGGTGCTCCCCAGAAGCTATACCGTAAAATCAATTTTAGATGTTTTAGAAGTAGATTTCTCAGCATTAAATCTTCCGGATACTTCTGAAAAAGATATCTACACATTATTAAAGCCTAATAAGAAATTTATCCAATGGGCTGCAGTTTTAGGAGTATTGTATTTATGCTTATCCTTTGTGGAAGGATTTATTGAAATAGGTTATTTCTATGATTTTGGAATAGAAGTATCTGGAGTTACTTACAGTTTAATAAAACTGGGGATTATGTTAAGTTTTTCAGTTTTCTACTATGTGTTTTATATCATAGGTAAAAAGCTGGATGATGGTTTATTAAAAGTAAGCGCTATTATTTTAATAGGTTTAATTGTGATAAGTAGTATAAATGATATTTCCGTTTTTTATACAGAATATATATCGATTGAATTTTCATTAATGATGACCTCCGTTGTTTTCGGAATAGGCTATACTTTATTAGGAATTGCTTTATTAATGAGAAAAGAGCTACTCGGGAATTTAGCGTTAGTTAGTGGGATTTTCGGAATAGTTTCAGGTGTTGGCTTCACTACCATCATTATGGCAATACCTGCATTATTTACTTTAACAATTTTTGAAATTTTACTGATTGTACTGATCGTGAGATTGGTAAGTAGTAATTCTAATGAATTAGCTGAATCAGTCACAGAGGTTTCAGCGGTAAATTCATAA
- the alaS gene encoding alanine--tRNA ligase → MTSREIRKKFLNFFEERQHKIVPSAPMVIKDDPTLMFTNAGMNQFKDYFLGNKVAEATRVADTQKCLRVSGKHNDLEEVGHDTYHHTMFEMLGNWSFGDYFKKESIAWSWELLTEVFNLPKERLYVTVFEGDEKDNIPFDQEAFDFWKAHIDESRILKGDKKDNFWEMGDTGPCGPASEIHVDLRDEADIEKIPGKDLVNNDHPLVVEIWNLVFIQFNRKADSSLVPLPAKHIDTGMGFERICMAVQNKKSNYDTDVFTPLLDEVAKISGKKYGELSKTDIAFRVIVDHIRAISLSISDGQLPSNNKAGYVIRRILRRAVRYGYTFLDLKDPFLYKLVPILAQQFEDVFPELKAQQELVEKVIKEEETAFLRTLENGLKRLESIKSELSSSKNKLISGDVAFELYDTYGFPLDLTALIAKENGLEVDEKGFEQEMAKQKDRSKSAAKMETGDWQIVNEGSDVEFIGYDEVKSTSKILRYRTVKNKNKEQIQLVLNKTPFYAESGGQIGDTGILKVGDETIKVLDTKKENDLIVHFVNKVPSNLAAEVQAEIDEDRRRRIVYNHSATHLLHAALREVLGDHVQQKGSLVSEKLLRFDFSHFSKMTDEEILKVERRVNEKIRENIPQQEDRNIPIAEAKDKGAMALFGEKYGDFVRVITFDPNYSVELCGGVHVPATGNIGQFKITTETSVAAGIRRIEAVTGERAEEYILDQEDVLNQVNALLKNPKDLAQAVEQLMKERNELQKALEKEQSKQAGQLKDELVKDAEKRDDITFIINKISLPNADALKKLSFELKNEVDSLFAVLACNVDGKPQISVVISESLVEAKDLNAGKIIRDLAKNIQGGGGGQAFFATAGGKKLEGLSDVVDQAKTLAAGI, encoded by the coding sequence ATGACTTCCAGGGAGATACGTAAAAAGTTCTTGAATTTCTTCGAAGAAAGACAACACAAGATAGTGCCTTCAGCACCAATGGTAATTAAAGATGACCCTACCTTAATGTTTACAAATGCAGGGATGAATCAATTTAAAGATTACTTTTTAGGGAACAAAGTGGCCGAAGCAACCCGTGTTGCTGATACTCAAAAATGTTTGCGCGTATCCGGTAAACATAATGACTTGGAAGAAGTAGGTCATGATACTTATCATCATACCATGTTCGAAATGCTAGGAAACTGGTCTTTCGGGGATTACTTTAAAAAAGAATCGATTGCTTGGTCATGGGAATTGTTAACTGAAGTATTTAATCTTCCGAAGGAAAGATTGTATGTGACTGTATTCGAAGGAGATGAAAAAGATAATATTCCTTTTGATCAGGAAGCTTTTGATTTTTGGAAGGCTCATATTGATGAAAGCAGAATCTTAAAAGGCGATAAAAAAGATAATTTCTGGGAAATGGGCGATACAGGTCCTTGTGGTCCTGCATCTGAAATACATGTGGACTTAAGAGATGAAGCTGATATTGAAAAAATCCCTGGAAAAGATTTAGTAAATAACGACCATCCGCTAGTAGTTGAAATATGGAATCTGGTATTTATTCAATTTAACCGAAAAGCGGACAGCAGTCTGGTTCCTCTGCCAGCTAAACACATTGATACTGGAATGGGCTTTGAACGTATTTGTATGGCAGTACAAAACAAAAAGTCTAATTATGACACCGATGTTTTCACTCCTTTATTGGATGAAGTAGCAAAAATTTCTGGAAAGAAATATGGTGAATTAAGTAAGACTGATATTGCTTTTAGAGTAATTGTAGATCATATACGAGCAATATCGCTTTCAATTTCTGATGGGCAATTGCCTTCCAATAATAAGGCAGGTTATGTGATTAGAAGAATTTTAAGAAGAGCGGTTCGCTATGGCTATACTTTCTTAGATTTAAAAGATCCATTTTTATACAAGCTGGTTCCCATTCTGGCTCAACAATTTGAAGATGTATTCCCAGAATTAAAAGCACAGCAAGAGTTGGTTGAAAAGGTAATTAAGGAAGAAGAAACAGCTTTCTTAAGAACTTTAGAAAATGGATTGAAAAGATTGGAGTCTATCAAATCTGAATTATCATCTTCTAAAAATAAGTTGATCTCAGGTGATGTGGCTTTTGAATTGTATGACACTTATGGTTTTCCATTAGATTTAACAGCACTAATTGCGAAAGAGAATGGCTTAGAAGTGGATGAAAAAGGCTTTGAGCAGGAAATGGCCAAGCAGAAAGATCGCTCTAAATCAGCGGCTAAAATGGAGACTGGTGATTGGCAGATTGTAAATGAAGGCAGTGATGTTGAATTTATAGGATATGATGAGGTAAAATCAACATCAAAAATTTTAAGATATAGAACGGTTAAAAATAAAAATAAGGAGCAAATACAGTTAGTACTCAATAAAACTCCTTTCTATGCTGAAAGCGGAGGGCAAATAGGCGATACTGGTATTTTAAAAGTTGGGGATGAAACCATAAAAGTTTTAGATACTAAAAAGGAGAATGACCTGATCGTTCATTTTGTAAATAAAGTGCCTTCAAATTTAGCAGCAGAGGTACAGGCTGAAATTGATGAAGATAGAAGAAGAAGGATTGTTTATAACCACTCTGCTACTCATTTATTACATGCAGCTCTAAGAGAAGTTTTAGGGGATCATGTTCAGCAGAAAGGTTCATTGGTTTCTGAAAAGCTTTTACGCTTTGATTTTTCTCATTTTTCTAAAATGACGGATGAAGAAATTCTTAAAGTAGAAAGAAGAGTAAATGAGAAAATCCGTGAGAATATTCCTCAGCAGGAAGACAGGAACATACCAATTGCAGAAGCCAAAGATAAAGGTGCTATGGCCTTATTTGGTGAAAAATATGGTGATTTCGTAAGAGTAATCACTTTTGATCCTAATTATTCTGTTGAGTTATGTGGAGGAGTTCACGTACCTGCAACAGGTAATATTGGTCAATTTAAAATCACGACTGAAACTTCAGTTGCAGCGGGAATTAGAAGAATTGAAGCGGTTACGGGGGAAAGAGCAGAAGAATATATCTTAGACCAAGAGGATGTTTTGAATCAAGTGAATGCTTTATTGAAAAATCCTAAAGACTTAGCTCAAGCTGTGGAGCAATTGATGAAGGAGAGAAATGAATTGCAGAAAGCTTTAGAAAAGGAACAGTCAAAACAAGCAGGTCAATTAAAAGATGAGTTGGTAAAAGATGCCGAAAAAAGAGATGATATAACTTTTATCATTAATAAAATCAGTTTACCTAATGCAGACGCATTAAAGAAGCTTTCTTTTGAATTGAAAAATGAAGTTGATTCCTTATTTGCAGTTTTAGCATGCAATGTTGACGGTAAACCTCAAATCTCAGTGGTAATTTCTGAGAGCTTGGTTGAAGCTAAAGATTTAAATGCAGGTAAAATAATCCGTGATTTAGCGAAAAATATCCAAGGTGGCGGTGGAGGACAGGCATTCTTCGCAACTGCTGGAGGTAAAAAGTTGGAGGGCTTATCTGATGTAGTGGATCAGGCTAAAACATTAGCAGCTGGAATTTAA
- a CDS encoding peroxiredoxin family protein, whose amino-acid sequence MRNILKNSAIALVASLLMFSCGSSNEDKAGTTISGTVENPQDQGVITLAKISAGKREVLDTLYLDANNTFETTVETQGPEFYQLNFFNAQVATLIVDNEDLEVIADGSSRNGKLEISGSKDMEYMEQLQDIMKKQNEEVQKINQEFMAARNAKDDEKMKNIQDDFLLMQEKKKEDIKKKVEEMLPSLAAIQAMNFFNPNDDFQFMKDVADRIAEAHPNSEMASFYKKQMDEMAKISVGAQAPNFTMPNPEGEEVSLSDFKGDYVLVDFWAAWCKPCRAENPNIVEAYNKYKDQGFQILGVSLDKKREDWLKAIEQDNLDWTQVSELKYWQTPIVQEYKINGIPFSLLLDPEGKIVAKNLRGERLHEKLAEIYGDKPAS is encoded by the coding sequence ATGAGAAATATTTTGAAAAATTCTGCAATAGCATTAGTAGCCAGTTTACTGATGTTTTCTTGCGGCAGCAGTAATGAAGACAAAGCAGGAACTACGATAAGTGGGACAGTTGAAAATCCTCAAGACCAAGGTGTAATTACACTAGCTAAAATCAGCGCTGGGAAAAGAGAGGTGTTAGATACCTTATACCTAGATGCTAATAATACTTTTGAAACTACAGTAGAAACTCAAGGTCCTGAATTCTACCAATTAAATTTCTTTAATGCTCAAGTTGCTACTTTAATTGTAGATAATGAAGATCTAGAAGTGATTGCTGATGGTTCGAGTAGAAATGGTAAGTTAGAAATCTCTGGTTCAAAGGACATGGAATATATGGAGCAACTTCAAGATATCATGAAGAAGCAAAACGAAGAGGTTCAAAAAATCAATCAGGAGTTTATGGCTGCAAGAAATGCCAAGGATGATGAGAAGATGAAAAACATCCAAGACGATTTCTTATTGATGCAGGAAAAGAAAAAGGAGGATATTAAAAAGAAAGTAGAAGAGATGTTACCTTCATTAGCAGCAATTCAAGCTATGAATTTCTTCAACCCTAATGATGATTTTCAGTTCATGAAAGATGTAGCAGATCGCATTGCTGAAGCACATCCTAATTCAGAAATGGCTTCATTCTATAAAAAGCAAATGGATGAAATGGCTAAAATTTCAGTAGGAGCACAAGCCCCTAATTTCACTATGCCTAATCCTGAAGGTGAAGAAGTTAGCTTATCTGATTTCAAAGGGGATTATGTGTTGGTAGACTTTTGGGCTGCATGGTGTAAACCTTGTAGAGCTGAGAATCCTAATATAGTGGAAGCTTACAATAAGTATAAAGATCAGGGATTCCAGATTTTAGGTGTTTCATTAGATAAAAAGAGAGAAGATTGGTTGAAAGCCATTGAACAAGATAATTTAGATTGGACACAGGTTTCCGAATTGAAATACTGGCAAACTCCAATTGTTCAAGAATATAAAATTAATGGTATTCCATTCTCTTTACTTTTAGATCCAGAAGGTAAAATTGTTGCTAAGAATTTAAGAGGTGAGAGATTGCACGAAAAATTAGCTGAGATTTATGGTGATAAGCCAGCAAGCTAA
- the gatB gene encoding Asp-tRNA(Asn)/Glu-tRNA(Gln) amidotransferase subunit GatB: MSLEKSIRDKYTVVIGLEVHAQLLTESKLFCADDTSFGAEPNTHISPISLGHPGTLPKLNKKAVDYAIKMGLACESKITKHNVFARKNYFYPDLPKGYQVTQDKAPICVGGKVWIKPKDSDKERSIALNRIHMEEDAGKSIHTEDEKDTLVDYNRAGVPLIEIVTEPDLRSADEAYAFLTEVRRIVRYLEICDGNMEEGSLRCDANISVMLKDAKEYGNKVEVKNMNSIRNVHRAIEHEAERIIALLENGEKIISETRDFDAASGTTSSLRTKEELNDYRYFPEPDLSPLIVDEKWVAEIKAQMPSLAHELKQKFIKEYKLPDYDADVLVDTKEIATYFESICKHTKNYKSASNWLMGPIKSYLNDKNIRITELNMEPKQLAEIIQLVDDAKVSNTVAQQQIFPKMLQNKGLSAETIAIEDNLLQESSSENIQPIIDEVINDFPDKVNAYKSGRKGLIGFFVGEVMKRSKGKADPKKTNELIQQTLN; the protein is encoded by the coding sequence ATGTCTTTAGAAAAATCCATAAGAGATAAATATACGGTCGTAATAGGGCTGGAGGTACATGCTCAATTGCTTACGGAAAGTAAGTTGTTCTGTGCGGATGATACTTCTTTTGGGGCAGAACCTAATACCCATATCAGTCCTATTTCATTAGGTCATCCTGGCACACTGCCTAAGCTTAATAAAAAGGCAGTAGACTATGCTATTAAGATGGGATTAGCTTGTGAGTCAAAGATCACAAAGCATAATGTTTTTGCCAGGAAAAATTATTTCTATCCGGATTTACCTAAAGGATACCAAGTGACTCAGGATAAAGCACCTATTTGCGTAGGTGGAAAGGTATGGATAAAGCCTAAAGATTCAGATAAGGAAAGATCTATTGCTTTAAATAGAATCCATATGGAAGAAGATGCAGGTAAATCTATCCATACAGAAGATGAAAAGGATACGCTGGTCGATTATAATAGAGCCGGTGTACCTCTTATTGAAATAGTCACTGAACCAGATTTGCGCAGTGCTGATGAAGCCTATGCTTTTCTCACAGAGGTAAGAAGAATAGTGCGCTATCTTGAAATATGCGATGGCAATATGGAAGAGGGTTCTTTAAGATGTGATGCGAATATTTCAGTCATGCTTAAAGACGCAAAAGAATATGGTAATAAGGTGGAGGTTAAAAACATGAACTCCATAAGAAATGTGCACCGAGCCATAGAGCATGAAGCGGAAAGGATTATTGCATTATTAGAAAATGGTGAAAAAATCATTTCGGAAACAAGAGATTTTGATGCAGCCAGTGGTACTACTTCCAGCTTAAGAACCAAAGAAGAATTAAACGATTATCGCTATTTTCCTGAACCAGATTTATCTCCACTAATAGTGGATGAAAAGTGGGTAGCTGAAATAAAAGCACAAATGCCTAGCTTGGCTCATGAACTGAAGCAAAAATTTATCAAGGAATACAAATTACCTGACTATGATGCAGATGTATTGGTGGATACTAAAGAAATAGCTACTTATTTTGAGTCCATTTGTAAACACACCAAAAATTATAAATCTGCTTCAAACTGGTTAATGGGCCCCATAAAGTCTTATTTAAATGATAAGAATATTAGGATTACTGAATTAAATATGGAGCCTAAGCAATTGGCTGAGATAATTCAATTGGTCGATGATGCTAAAGTAAGTAATACGGTAGCTCAACAACAGATTTTTCCAAAGATGTTGCAAAACAAAGGATTGTCTGCGGAGACTATCGCAATTGAAGATAACTTATTACAAGAAAGTTCGTCTGAAAATATTCAGCCTATTATTGATGAGGTTATCAATGATTTTCCTGATAAAGTGAATGCATATAAATCAGGAAGAAAAGGTTTGATTGGTTTTTTTGTGGGAGAAGTAATGAAAAGAAGTAAAGGAAAAGCCGATCCTAAAAAGACAAATGAATTAATACAACAAACTCTAAATTAG